A window from Pseudomonadota bacterium encodes these proteins:
- a CDS encoding lipopolysaccharide kinase InaA family protein: MEVVIERVHDSYHFGSAAELTGQHLDQFIQFFNVPTTVPDSAMGGRGAVMKTYLKGVGSVVIKYYQRGGFLRHLVNSTYVKWGKTRSQIEYEILQTMADSGVNVPEPVAYAWQGKLFYRAWLVLKEIKEQQTLAELSCVDEGRARTIMEKVVSQVALLIENNLHHVDLHPGNVLVDSSDRVY, from the coding sequence CAGCTGAACTGACCGGGCAGCATCTCGATCAATTCATCCAATTTTTTAATGTTCCAACGACTGTTCCTGATTCGGCCATGGGTGGCAGGGGAGCTGTAATGAAAACCTATCTTAAGGGGGTAGGTTCAGTTGTCATCAAATATTATCAACGTGGCGGGTTCCTGCGGCATCTGGTAAATTCCACCTATGTAAAATGGGGTAAAACTCGTTCCCAGATTGAATATGAAATCTTGCAGACGATGGCTGACTCAGGGGTCAATGTTCCGGAACCGGTTGCCTATGCCTGGCAGGGAAAGTTATTTTACCGAGCCTGGCTGGTCTTAAAGGAGATTAAAGAGCAGCAAACACTAGCAGAGCTTAGTTGTGTGGACGAAGGGCGGGCGCGAACGATAATGGAAAAAGTTGTAAGCCAGGTAGCCTTGCTGATTGAAAATAATCTCCATCATGTTGATCTGCATCCGGGAAATGTGTTGGTGGACAGCAGTGATCGTGTCTAT
- a CDS encoding sulfotransferase domain-containing protein: MKQQHVSGGFVEVVTGVNRGPDFVGIGVQKSGTTWAGEILAQHPKVLIQKKEISFFIHHFHRGYDWYEKWFQGRGDGIAGEFSVNYIYSPRPESAIKEFYPNWNPRRKLLFWRNNPSARDELKKRYPKVKVLAFFRNPIQRAWSHYWFWRNRRERNHKRIVPFQQMFEEDGRWLRLQGHYADLLSFWRRSFPDIGVFLFDDIRERPHDLAKELFEFVGVDPEFNPVFSGAVNPGRYPSMPVDMQENVIEYYREQVLSFAAMIRRDLDHWLVVKD, encoded by the coding sequence ATGAAACAGCAACATGTATCAGGAGGTTTTGTGGAAGTTGTTACAGGGGTTAATCGTGGGCCTGATTTCGTCGGTATCGGTGTTCAGAAGAGTGGAACCACCTGGGCCGGGGAGATCCTGGCCCAGCATCCCAAGGTTCTGATTCAAAAGAAGGAGATCAGTTTTTTTATCCATCATTTTCACCGGGGATACGACTGGTACGAAAAGTGGTTTCAAGGCCGGGGAGACGGGATTGCCGGAGAGTTTTCAGTTAATTATATTTATTCTCCGCGTCCTGAATCAGCCATAAAAGAGTTCTACCCGAATTGGAATCCGCGGCGAAAACTTCTATTCTGGAGGAATAATCCGTCGGCTCGGGATGAACTTAAAAAGCGTTATCCAAAGGTAAAGGTGCTTGCTTTTTTCCGCAATCCGATCCAACGAGCGTGGTCTCACTACTGGTTCTGGCGGAATCGCCGGGAGCGAAACCACAAGCGCATTGTTCCGTTTCAGCAGATGTTTGAAGAGGATGGCCGCTGGCTCCGGCTGCAGGGACATTACGCCGATCTGCTTTCTTTCTGGCGCCGGTCTTTCCCGGATATCGGGGTATTTCTCTTTGATGATATTCGGGAGCGACCACATGACCTGGCAAAGGAATTATTTGAGTTTGTGGGGGTTGACCCTGAGTTTAATCCGGTTTTCTCTGGGGCAGTGAATCCGGGGCGCTATCCTTCGATGCCGGTAGATATGCAGGAAAATGTGATCGAGTACTATCGTGAGCAGGTTCTAAGTTTTGCTGCCATGATCAGGCGTGATCTGGACCATTGGCTGGTTGTCAAGGATTAA
- a CDS encoding glycosyltransferase family 9 protein produces MRQTGEAFLIILMGSLGDVVRGLSLVSQIKKNLPNSRITWLVEPKWVELVTIHPDIDKVLVFKRDQGMTALWQLKKALDQEHFDITLDLQRHFKSGFFSLLSRAKRRVGFNRRNAKEFNWLFNNEKIDFFSDRLPKVQHYLKFTEYLGLPAPAVLDFGFSSFDFKSVLPDILSDINGPIVAVVIGSSWESKNWFFEGYRDLAKHFIDSGEWQVVLLGDRSQEGLSLQLAEDINSPSLTNLVAKTSLLEVAAVLKVAEVAVGPDSGPAHMAGAVGTPYVSLFGPTSAQRVAPYGSEHLVVQSGVACAPCYKKRCPGLSRRCMRKITVTQVRGKIYEALNR; encoded by the coding sequence GTGCGACAAACAGGCGAAGCATTCCTGATTATTCTCATGGGTTCACTTGGGGATGTGGTGCGTGGCCTCAGCCTCGTATCCCAGATTAAAAAAAATCTGCCAAACAGTAGAATTACCTGGCTGGTGGAACCAAAATGGGTAGAACTGGTCACCATTCATCCGGATATTGATAAAGTACTCGTTTTTAAGCGCGACCAGGGTATGACAGCGCTATGGCAGTTGAAAAAGGCTCTGGATCAGGAACATTTTGATATTACTTTAGATCTGCAGCGGCATTTTAAAAGCGGTTTTTTCTCATTACTTTCGCGGGCGAAAAGACGGGTGGGATTTAATCGCCGTAACGCTAAAGAATTCAACTGGCTTTTCAATAATGAAAAAATCGATTTTTTCAGTGATCGGCTGCCAAAAGTACAGCATTACCTGAAATTTACCGAATATCTTGGCTTGCCTGCTCCGGCTGTACTTGACTTTGGATTTTCATCATTTGATTTCAAGTCGGTTTTGCCGGATATTCTTTCTGATATTAATGGTCCCATTGTTGCCGTAGTCATAGGATCTTCCTGGGAATCAAAAAACTGGTTTTTCGAAGGTTACCGTGATCTGGCAAAACATTTCATTGATTCCGGCGAATGGCAGGTTGTCCTTCTGGGTGATCGTTCCCAGGAGGGACTTTCACTGCAACTTGCCGAGGATATTAATTCCCCGTCGTTGACCAACTTGGTTGCCAAGACTTCTCTGCTGGAAGTTGCCGCGGTGCTTAAAGTGGCGGAAGTCGCGGTTGGGCCTGATTCCGGGCCGGCCCATATGGCCGGGGCCGTGGGAACTCCCTATGTTTCACTTTTTGGTCCCACATCAGCCCAACGTGTGGCTCCGTACGGCAGTGAACACCTGGTGGTGCAGTCAGGGGTTGCCTGTGCTCCGTGCTACAAAAAGCGATGCCCCGGCCTCAGCCGGCGCTGTATGAGAAAAATTACCGTGACCCAGGTGAGAGGGAAGATTTACGAAGCTCTGAATCGCTGA
- a CDS encoding isoprenylcysteine carboxylmethyltransferase family protein, translated as MSDYLDAIHDLFNNPDLRRKLLLLRWPLLLLFLILLLSMIKPEFFWVGLLVSVAGEAIQIWCFAALKKKKVLAAKGPYALVRNPMYIGRYFLILGGIMMTGNIWFIIVFSVTYYFYMVNRVKREEKILVEIFGDAYRNYCRQVHRFLPSCKNVDNHELFFFKWELFFKNNAHLNLLAMIICYLVVYYLLFHF; from the coding sequence ATGAGCGATTATCTGGACGCGATCCATGATCTTTTCAACAACCCTGACCTTCGTCGCAAGTTACTCCTGTTACGCTGGCCTTTACTGCTGCTTTTTCTGATCTTGTTGCTAAGCATGATCAAGCCGGAATTCTTCTGGGTTGGGCTGCTGGTTTCCGTGGCCGGCGAGGCTATCCAGATATGGTGTTTTGCCGCCCTCAAAAAGAAGAAAGTCCTGGCGGCCAAAGGCCCCTATGCCCTGGTCAGAAACCCCATGTATATCGGTCGATATTTTCTTATCCTGGGGGGAATAATGATGACCGGAAACATCTGGTTTATAATCGTATTTTCGGTTACCTATTATTTTTATATGGTCAACCGGGTCAAACGTGAGGAAAAGATATTGGTTGAGATTTTCGGTGACGCCTACCGAAACTATTGCCGGCAGGTACATCGTTTTCTGCCCTCATGTAAAAATGTAGATAACCATGAACTGTTTTTCTTCAAATGGGAACTGTTTTTCAAAAACAACGCTCACTTAAACCTGCTCGCCATGATTATCTGCTATCTGGTTGTCTATTATCTCCTGTTTCATTTTTGA
- a CDS encoding lipopolysaccharide kinase InaA family protein yields MEITASPLLKPTSQMIAQTTQQNNSHILSHGLITSLEDELAGFQISVTPLHPDFKLDYLFSSLVRCHKIKDSNRRQVFLFETSLGDYFLKLSRLDRDKDRFRHTILPQRKWAEWKNLKRLQKLDIEAAEPIAKGSRPSPPPKSFFILTKKINGRHVNGQTLSEARALGKYIAHLHSHGIYHADLHTGNIIINLKNQPYLIDVQEVFFLYRLPRWLRIRNLGKFFFNSEHPSWMTEFLKTYNVAFKQPVTEREVEKAVSVHLRHHLHSRTNRCCKNSSEFEIVKEPRFKGYKKRGFNWGRQELEKALREATSLKEDRVFKYHDLCIKIYPRKLFHHDRCFTSWKISRAFEILGIPAPRAYAYFKMGTKSYFLSELLVDSMTLNDYLSSLTNKQEKRRAIIKFALWMKKIHAHQVRQRDFKSDNVLCENGNFFMIDLDNVRIGRLTDKQKVINLAQLNSSLSNMISRRDRLRFFYHYATKDECSRNRRRSIYKKVWEISQTKTTKTFNLELERL; encoded by the coding sequence ATGGAAATAACGGCGTCTCCACTCTTAAAACCGACTTCACAAATGATCGCCCAAACAACCCAGCAAAATAATTCCCATATTCTTTCCCATGGATTAATTACCTCTTTGGAAGATGAGCTAGCCGGCTTTCAAATTTCTGTTACTCCTCTTCATCCAGATTTTAAGCTTGACTATCTCTTTTCAAGCTTAGTACGCTGTCACAAGATCAAAGATAGTAACCGGCGACAGGTATTTCTCTTTGAGACCTCCCTAGGTGATTATTTCCTCAAACTCAGCCGCCTGGACAGGGATAAAGACCGCTTCCGACATACAATCCTCCCCCAGCGCAAGTGGGCTGAATGGAAAAACCTCAAGCGGCTGCAGAAGCTTGATATAGAGGCGGCTGAACCGATAGCAAAAGGCAGCAGACCAAGCCCCCCTCCAAAAAGTTTTTTCATTTTGACGAAAAAGATCAACGGCAGACATGTAAACGGGCAAACCCTGTCAGAAGCCAGAGCCTTGGGAAAATACATAGCTCATCTTCATTCCCATGGCATCTATCATGCCGATCTCCATACGGGAAATATTATCATTAATCTCAAGAATCAACCGTACCTGATCGATGTCCAGGAGGTTTTCTTTCTCTATCGACTACCTCGATGGCTCAGAATTCGCAATTTGGGAAAGTTTTTTTTCAATTCTGAACATCCTTCATGGATGACGGAGTTTTTAAAGACTTACAATGTGGCCTTCAAACAGCCGGTAACCGAAAGAGAAGTTGAAAAAGCCGTTAGTGTTCATTTACGGCATCACCTGCACTCAAGAACAAACCGCTGCTGTAAAAACAGTTCTGAATTTGAGATTGTCAAAGAACCGCGGTTCAAAGGGTATAAAAAAAGAGGTTTTAACTGGGGGCGGCAGGAGTTAGAAAAGGCCTTACGGGAGGCAACCTCACTGAAAGAGGACCGGGTTTTCAAGTATCATGATCTTTGTATCAAAATTTATCCCCGGAAGTTGTTCCACCACGACCGGTGTTTCACCAGCTGGAAAATATCCCGAGCCTTTGAGATACTGGGGATCCCTGCACCACGGGCATACGCGTATTTTAAAATGGGAACCAAAAGTTATTTTTTATCAGAATTGCTGGTTGACAGCATGACGCTTAACGACTACCTCTCCTCCCTCACCAATAAACAGGAAAAACGCCGGGCGATTATAAAATTCGCCTTATGGATGAAAAAAATTCATGCTCACCAGGTAAGGCAGAGGGATTTTAAATCCGACAATGTCTTGTGTGAAAATGGTAACTTTTTCATGATTGATCTGGACAATGTCAGGATTGGTCGACTTACGGATAAACAGAAAGTCATCAATCTTGCCCAACTGAACTCATCATTGAGTAATATGATTTCCCGCAGGGATCGCTTACGTTTTTTTTACCACTACGCGACCAAAGATGAATGCTCAAGAAACCGTCGACGAAGCATATACAAAAAGGTGTGGGAAATTTCGCAAACAAAAACCACAAAAACATTTAACCTTGAACTGGAAAGATTATGA